Proteins encoded within one genomic window of uncultured Desulfobacter sp.:
- a CDS encoding aconitate hydratase has protein sequence MSALSLTHKILKDHLVEPAELPAPGELIKIKIDEAFTQDATGTMCMLQLEAMGVDKVKPLAVNFVDHSMLQSGFRNPDDHQYLRTVAAKLGIIFSPPGTGICHFTNMENFVKPGMTGVGADSHTVNAGGCSAIFMGAGGYDVALAMATGMYTMPMPKVTKVNLTGQLAKNCMAMDVILKMLEIVSVKGGKGIIFEYTGPGVATLSLTERATITNMGAEMGATTSIFPSDENTKAFLESRGRGGDYTEMGADEGAAYDAEININLSEIEPLIAIYPSPGNVEKVKDHAGTKIHQVCIGSCTNSSFENIATFAETLKGKRVKVDTMLYPGSRSVAMQLADAGYIKMMFESGVRIMENGCGACIGQGGSPPSEGITLRTFNRNFPKRSGTDDAQCHLISPLVAAASALTGVITVPEAKDIAINVIPPVIDTDSFIMPDQADKSEGVVRGPNIMALPEFTPLPEVVKGEVLLKLGDNISTDDIQPAGVFLPLRSNVKEYAMQATYNQVDSTFAERAVAHRDAGGEGIIVGAENYGQGSSREHAALCPRWLGIRAVIVKSFARIHVANLVNFGIVPMTFKNPADYDKITQGDTVSFDATDLAGDLFLEVNGEKLELERAFDTDVIPTLKLGGALAQFKATFKG, from the coding sequence ATGAGCGCTTTAAGTTTAACACATAAGATCCTCAAAGATCACCTGGTTGAGCCTGCTGAACTGCCGGCACCCGGGGAATTGATCAAAATCAAGATCGATGAAGCTTTCACCCAGGATGCCACTGGTACCATGTGTATGCTTCAGCTGGAAGCCATGGGCGTTGATAAAGTAAAGCCCCTTGCTGTAAACTTTGTTGATCACAGTATGCTCCAATCCGGCTTCAGAAACCCGGATGACCATCAATACCTGAGAACTGTTGCCGCAAAACTTGGCATCATCTTTTCCCCCCCCGGCACAGGTATCTGCCATTTCACCAACATGGAAAACTTCGTTAAACCTGGTATGACAGGTGTTGGCGCTGACAGCCATACCGTAAATGCTGGTGGTTGTAGTGCGATCTTCATGGGTGCAGGCGGATATGACGTTGCTCTGGCAATGGCTACCGGTATGTACACCATGCCCATGCCCAAGGTGACCAAGGTTAACCTGACCGGCCAGCTGGCCAAAAACTGCATGGCCATGGATGTTATCCTGAAGATGCTTGAAATTGTCTCCGTAAAAGGCGGCAAGGGCATTATCTTTGAATACACCGGTCCCGGCGTTGCTACCCTGTCTCTGACAGAACGTGCCACCATCACCAACATGGGCGCTGAAATGGGTGCTACCACCTCTATCTTCCCAAGTGATGAAAACACCAAAGCCTTCCTGGAAAGCCGCGGCCGCGGTGGTGATTACACCGAAATGGGCGCTGACGAAGGCGCTGCCTATGACGCTGAAATCAACATCAACCTGTCTGAAATCGAACCGCTGATCGCCATTTATCCCTCTCCGGGTAATGTTGAAAAAGTTAAAGATCATGCCGGAACCAAAATTCATCAGGTGTGCATCGGTTCTTGTACCAACAGCTCCTTTGAAAACATCGCTACTTTCGCAGAAACCCTTAAGGGCAAACGTGTAAAAGTTGACACCATGCTTTATCCGGGTTCCAGATCCGTTGCCATGCAGCTTGCTGATGCAGGTTACATCAAAATGATGTTCGAGTCCGGCGTCAGAATCATGGAAAATGGTTGCGGCGCTTGTATCGGCCAGGGCGGTTCCCCCCCAAGTGAAGGCATCACGCTGAGAACTTTCAACCGTAACTTCCCGAAACGTTCCGGTACGGACGATGCCCAATGTCATCTGATCAGCCCGCTTGTTGCGGCTGCCAGTGCTCTGACCGGTGTTATCACCGTTCCTGAAGCAAAAGATATTGCCATCAACGTAATTCCGCCGGTTATCGACACCGATTCCTTCATCATGCCGGATCAAGCCGACAAGTCCGAAGGCGTTGTTCGCGGTCCCAACATCATGGCTCTGCCTGAGTTCACTCCGCTGCCTGAAGTTGTTAAAGGCGAAGTTCTGCTGAAACTTGGCGACAACATCAGTACTGACGACATCCAGCCTGCCGGTGTATTCCTGCCCCTGCGTTCCAATGTTAAAGAATACGCAATGCAGGCCACTTACAACCAGGTTGACAGCACCTTTGCCGAACGCGCTGTGGCTCACAGAGACGCTGGCGGAGAAGGCATCATTGTTGGTGCTGAAAACTACGGTCAGGGAAGTTCCCGTGAACATGCGGCGCTCTGCCCGAGATGGCTTGGCATCCGCGCGGTTATCGTTAAATCTTTTGCCCGTATCCATGTGGCCAACCTGGTTAACTTCGGTATCGTTCCCATGACATTTAAGAACCCGGCTGACTACGACAAGATCACCCAGGGCGACACGGTATCCTTTGATGCCACAGACCTGGCCGGCGATCTGTTCCTTGAAGTCAACGGCGAAAAACTTGAATTAGAACGTGCTTTTGACACAGACGTGATCCCCACCCTGAAACTCGGTGGTGCTCTGGCTCAGTTCAAAGCAACCTTCAAAGGCTAA
- a CDS encoding sulfite exporter TauE/SafE family protein, whose amino-acid sequence MIYIALYLAVGGVAGVLAGLLGIGGGLIIVPMLTSVFSHQHVAHDVIVHMALGTSLASILFTSVSSMRSHHKRGAVVWPVVFRITPGILVGTFTGTWIASMLSTNFLKCFFGIFLYYVATQMLMGIKPKPTRDIPGTTGIFAAGSIIGVFSSLVGIGGGTLSVPFLTWCNTKIHKAIGTSAGIGFPIAAAGFLGYVINGLGVPNLPPYSLGFVNLGALAGIVAASVLTAPIGVKLAHSLPVDKLKRVFAILLYVVGTRMLISVFW is encoded by the coding sequence ATGATTTATATTGCGTTGTACTTGGCTGTAGGCGGTGTGGCAGGTGTTCTGGCAGGGCTTTTAGGTATTGGCGGCGGCCTTATAATTGTTCCTATGCTTACTTCGGTGTTTTCGCACCAGCATGTGGCCCATGACGTCATTGTTCACATGGCTTTAGGCACTTCTTTGGCCAGTATCTTATTTACGTCGGTCTCCAGCATGCGTTCCCATCATAAACGTGGTGCTGTGGTCTGGCCTGTCGTTTTCAGAATCACACCGGGCATTCTGGTGGGGACATTTACAGGAACCTGGATTGCCTCGATGTTATCCACCAATTTTTTGAAATGTTTTTTCGGCATCTTTTTATATTATGTGGCCACCCAGATGCTTATGGGGATAAAACCCAAACCCACCCGGGACATTCCCGGTACAACGGGCATCTTTGCCGCAGGAAGCATCATCGGTGTATTTTCAAGCCTTGTGGGTATCGGTGGCGGCACCTTGTCCGTGCCGTTTTTAACCTGGTGTAATACCAAAATTCACAAAGCCATCGGTACTTCCGCAGGTATTGGGTTTCCCATTGCTGCCGCCGGGTTTTTAGGTTATGTGATCAACGGGCTTGGCGTCCCTAACCTGCCGCCCTATTCCCTGGGATTTGTCAACCTCGGCGCCCTGGCAGGCATTGTTGCTGCCTCGGTGCTTACGGCACCCATTGGGGTTAAACTTGCCCATAGCCTGCCTGTTGATAAACTCAAACGCGTTTTTGCCATACTGCTCTACGTGGTGGGGACCAGGATGCTGATCTCTGTGTTCTGGTGA
- the glk gene encoding glucokinase, with product MMLAGDSGGTKTILAVYADRANVPENPAHEAHFKSADYQSFEVIVQEFLDQTGVKPQAACFGVAGPVKDGHSKITNLPWNIDAGKIEQACGIPKVSLINDLKAIAVSVPHLNKASLFTLNPGEPDARGNRAVIAPGTGLGIAYLVWADTRYRAFASEGGHTAFSPRDTQEIKLLEFLTRRYGHVSFERVCSGSQLPNIYDYFLENKIFTEPAWLKEKLDAAADKTPVIVETALEHKADICEATLDVFVRVLGTIIGNMAVTLLPTGGVYLGGGIPPRILKRLARPDFFSRITDKGRFCSLCANMPVHVILDPQAALHGAAWYGFEKESPS from the coding sequence ATGATGCTTGCAGGAGATAGCGGTGGCACAAAAACGATACTGGCGGTTTATGCCGACAGGGCAAACGTGCCGGAAAATCCGGCGCATGAAGCCCACTTTAAAAGTGCCGATTATCAATCTTTTGAAGTCATTGTTCAAGAATTTTTGGATCAAACCGGTGTAAAACCTCAGGCTGCCTGTTTCGGCGTGGCAGGGCCGGTAAAAGATGGCCATTCCAAAATCACCAATCTGCCCTGGAACATCGATGCTGGTAAAATAGAACAGGCCTGCGGCATCCCAAAGGTATCTTTGATTAATGATTTAAAAGCCATTGCCGTGTCAGTCCCTCATCTAAATAAAGCGTCACTTTTTACACTGAATCCGGGAGAACCTGATGCCAGAGGAAATCGGGCGGTTATTGCACCGGGTACGGGTCTTGGAATTGCGTATCTGGTCTGGGCAGATACACGGTATCGTGCTTTTGCATCCGAAGGGGGACATACGGCCTTTTCTCCCCGGGATACCCAGGAGATTAAACTTTTGGAATTTTTAACCCGCAGGTATGGCCACGTCAGTTTTGAACGGGTGTGCTCGGGCAGTCAGCTTCCCAATATTTATGACTATTTCCTGGAAAATAAAATTTTTACGGAACCTGCCTGGCTAAAGGAAAAGCTGGATGCGGCAGCAGACAAAACACCGGTAATTGTGGAAACGGCCCTTGAACACAAGGCCGATATCTGTGAAGCTACACTGGACGTGTTTGTCCGCGTCCTTGGCACGATCATCGGCAATATGGCCGTGACACTGTTGCCCACAGGCGGTGTCTATCTGGGCGGTGGCATACCGCCCCGTATCCTCAAAAGGCTTGCCCGGCCAGATTTTTTTAGCCGCATCACTGACAAAGGGCGTTTTTGTTCATTGTGCGCAAACATGCCCGTCCATGTGATTCTTGACCCCCAGGCTGCGTTGCATGGTGCGGCATGGTATGGATTTGAGAAAGAGAGTCCTTCCTAA
- a CDS encoding class I SAM-dependent methyltransferase, whose amino-acid sequence MNDFAKAHYTCPELWSKIRQGLEKAGKNPEQITLRDLAPVDQLHTGAAPATIELVGQAGLEKGMTILDAGCGIGGTSRLLAQNFGLIVHGIDLSKDFIKTAHLLNQWCGFEVDGTINLKQGSLLALPYPDNFFDAVLCQHVLLNIEDKAKAFAEFSRVLAPRGKLILHEIVDGPGPEPLYPVPWAGNASASMLCSRQNLGECAQKSGFNLIFSEDNTSNAVSWWEKVNAVKKAKGTGPLNPGLVFGKNAECFGANMEHNFKEKAVLCVEEIWIKSNQN is encoded by the coding sequence ATGAATGATTTTGCCAAAGCCCATTACACCTGCCCGGAACTATGGTCAAAAATTCGTCAAGGACTTGAAAAGGCAGGCAAAAATCCTGAACAGATCACGCTGCGGGATCTTGCCCCGGTTGACCAGCTTCATACAGGTGCGGCCCCTGCCACCATCGAATTGGTGGGACAAGCCGGGCTGGAAAAAGGTATGACCATTTTAGATGCAGGCTGCGGCATTGGCGGCACATCCCGGCTTCTGGCACAAAACTTCGGCCTTATTGTCCATGGCATAGACCTGTCCAAAGATTTCATTAAAACCGCACATTTGTTAAACCAATGGTGCGGCTTTGAAGTGGACGGCACCATAAACCTCAAGCAAGGATCTCTTCTGGCGTTACCCTACCCTGACAACTTTTTTGACGCCGTACTCTGCCAGCACGTACTGCTCAACATCGAAGACAAAGCCAAAGCATTTGCCGAATTTTCAAGGGTTCTGGCCCCCAGGGGTAAGCTGATCCTGCACGAGATTGTGGATGGCCCCGGGCCTGAGCCCCTTTATCCTGTGCCATGGGCCGGTAATGCATCCGCCTCCATGCTCTGTTCCCGTCAAAATCTTGGGGAATGCGCCCAAAAGTCAGGATTTAATCTTATTTTCAGTGAAGATAACACCTCAAATGCAGTAAGTTGGTGGGAAAAGGTCAATGCAGTTAAAAAGGCGAAAGGTACAGGCCCGTTGAATCCAGGCCTGGTCTTCGGGAAAAATGCAGAGTGCTTTGGCGCAAACATGGAACATAATTTCAAAGAGAAAGCGGTGCTGTGCGTGGAAGAGATCTGGATAAAATCGAATCAAAATTAA
- a CDS encoding aminotransferase class IV, which translates to MDTYYIDGKFVSEDEATLSVKDITVLRGFGVFDFLITYNKRPFRLEKHVERLENSARHIGLELNHSNKEICDIVMETIKKNPHHNEENIRIVYTGGISSDGVTPQGNGILMVMATPKHELPDWWYTQGTKIITVDMERFIPEAKSSNYLSAVFAQQKARSQGAVEAIYKNKENRLLEGTTTNLFAFKGTTLITPPVDILPGVTRDAVMELLKKRYAIVLDFIPQADIADMDEVFITASNKEIVPVIQVDDTIIADGKPGEKTRALMADWKAYTTAYGLGEAD; encoded by the coding sequence ATGGACACCTATTATATTGACGGCAAATTCGTATCCGAAGACGAGGCCACTTTATCTGTAAAAGACATTACCGTATTAAGGGGATTTGGCGTATTTGACTTTCTGATCACCTATAACAAACGACCCTTTCGTCTCGAAAAACATGTGGAACGCCTGGAAAATTCCGCCCGCCATATTGGACTTGAGCTGAATCATTCCAACAAAGAGATCTGTGATATTGTCATGGAGACCATAAAAAAAAACCCGCACCACAATGAGGAGAATATCCGTATCGTCTACACGGGCGGTATCAGTTCTGATGGCGTAACCCCCCAGGGAAACGGCATCCTCATGGTCATGGCCACACCCAAACATGAACTGCCGGACTGGTGGTACACCCAAGGCACCAAAATCATCACTGTGGATATGGAAAGATTTATTCCCGAAGCCAAGAGCAGCAACTATCTATCTGCCGTATTTGCCCAGCAAAAGGCCCGCAGCCAAGGCGCCGTTGAAGCCATTTACAAAAACAAGGAAAACCGCCTGCTCGAAGGCACCACCACCAACCTGTTTGCGTTCAAAGGCACCACGTTGATCACCCCGCCCGTGGACATTCTGCCCGGTGTAACCCGGGATGCGGTTATGGAACTTTTAAAAAAAAGATATGCCATTGTCCTGGATTTTATCCCCCAGGCAGACATAGCCGACATGGATGAAGTGTTTATCACGGCCTCCAACAAAGAGATCGTACCGGTCATCCAGGTGGACGACACGATCATAGCCGACGGTAAACCCGGAGAAAAGACACGTGCCCTGATGGCGGACTGGAAAGCATACACAACAGCATACGGCCTTGGAGAAGCAGACTGA
- the alr gene encoding alanine racemase: MNPPNAQSFLEPQSRVQVDLSRFGKNVRTLKGLIPNETRFCAVVKANAYGHGGIQCAKTALENGSHFLAVARISEAVAMRDAGITAPILLLGESLPEQVSFLTAHDIRASVADIHGAKNLSAAAQALNTTLKIHIKLDTGMGRLGFLHPTAITQKAGDSAGIFQAGGLAGLKGLEVEGVYTHFAKADVIDKTHANDQLARFNEMVAMLADMGIRPQIRHAANSAAVLELPEAHFDMVRPGVAMYGMAPSDEVDITRHKLAPIMSITAKIIYVKIVPENFTVSYGCTHVTTAPTVIATVPIGYADGYSRLLSNQGQMLVKGKKAPIVGRVTMDFTMIDVGHITGVKPGDDVTILGAQSNERITADDIAGLTGTINYEVTTGLTGRMPVSHV; this comes from the coding sequence ATGAATCCTCCCAATGCACAATCGTTCCTTGAGCCCCAAAGCCGGGTGCAGGTGGATCTGTCCCGCTTTGGAAAGAATGTACGAACCTTGAAGGGGCTGATTCCAAACGAGACCCGGTTCTGCGCCGTTGTTAAAGCCAATGCCTACGGGCATGGCGGAATCCAATGCGCAAAAACCGCCCTGGAAAACGGCAGCCATTTTCTCGCCGTGGCCCGGATCTCGGAAGCCGTTGCCATGAGAGATGCTGGCATCACCGCGCCTATTCTTCTTTTAGGAGAATCCCTGCCCGAACAGGTCTCTTTCCTTACGGCCCACGATATCCGGGCAAGCGTGGCGGATATCCATGGGGCAAAAAACTTGTCTGCCGCAGCCCAAGCCTTAAATACCACCTTAAAAATTCATATCAAGCTGGATACAGGCATGGGCCGTTTGGGATTTCTTCATCCCACCGCGATTACCCAAAAAGCTGGAGATTCGGCAGGCATATTTCAGGCCGGGGGCCTTGCTGGCCTAAAAGGTCTTGAGGTGGAAGGCGTATATACTCATTTTGCGAAGGCAGACGTCATTGACAAAACCCATGCCAATGACCAGCTGGCCCGGTTCAATGAAATGGTAGCCATGCTTGCGGATATGGGAATCCGCCCGCAAATCCGCCACGCCGCCAATTCTGCGGCGGTTCTTGAGTTGCCAGAAGCCCATTTTGACATGGTGCGGCCGGGTGTCGCCATGTATGGAATGGCCCCCTCCGATGAGGTGGACATCACGCGGCATAAGCTTGCGCCCATCATGTCCATCACGGCAAAAATCATTTATGTCAAGATCGTGCCCGAAAACTTCACTGTCTCTTACGGCTGCACCCATGTCACAACAGCGCCAACTGTGATTGCCACGGTGCCCATCGGGTATGCAGACGGGTACAGCCGGCTCTTGTCCAACCAGGGACAGATGCTGGTTAAAGGCAAGAAGGCGCCCATCGTGGGCCGGGTTACCATGGATTTCACCATGATTGATGTCGGGCACATTACAGGGGTCAAACCTGGAGACGATGTTACTATTCTCGGCGCACAGAGCAATGAACGGATTACGGCGGACGACATTGCCGGTCTCACCGGGACCATCAATTACGAGGTTACCACGGGCCTGACCGGACGGATGCCTGTGTCACACGTGTAA
- a CDS encoding CapA family protein — translation MPDTPPFNFQTGSWSRETGPTNAMTLIIAGDWAPIRAFAPLIESDPQTIYGDVLPVLQAADRTIVNLEAPLSDIGTKTCKSGTVFKGKACHVKGLTAVPFSAVTLGNNHMFDFGVEAFEQTAGVLDRNNIARTGAGMTQEEAEAPLIMEAKGVRLAIINISEGEDLTAAESGPGVAGWNIAGACSRIKKLKKETPQRLHAVIAVVHCGLEYIPFAPEYVTNAFRELADAGADAVIGHHPHVPQGLFFHGNTPICCSLGNFIFYQPTNFFWRKIGYMVRLHISKEGLAGLNIEPYRIHEQGVQMLAGLDRDYFFKRFRQISEPLSTPERSRQAWQGFLDYYGVAGFKNEVNMILNKLDETPGKAAAMFRNRLTTVQHFHHWKDLLTRVVEDKMGQSPAWAQDLAREWLTRHVKNES, via the coding sequence ATGCCGGACACACCCCCCTTTAATTTCCAGACCGGCTCCTGGTCCAGGGAAACCGGCCCAACAAATGCGATGACCCTAATCATTGCCGGGGACTGGGCGCCCATCCGGGCCTTTGCCCCGCTGATTGAATCTGATCCCCAGACCATATACGGCGATGTTTTGCCTGTCCTGCAAGCTGCTGATCGCACCATAGTAAACCTGGAAGCCCCGTTAAGCGATATCGGTACGAAAACATGTAAAAGCGGCACTGTGTTCAAAGGCAAGGCCTGTCATGTGAAGGGACTGACCGCCGTGCCTTTTTCCGCCGTCACCCTGGGAAACAACCATATGTTTGATTTTGGCGTCGAGGCGTTCGAACAGACCGCCGGGGTCTTGGATCGCAACAACATCGCCCGCACAGGTGCCGGCATGACCCAAGAAGAAGCCGAAGCGCCCCTGATTATGGAAGCCAAAGGGGTTCGCCTTGCCATCATCAACATCAGCGAAGGTGAAGATCTGACCGCCGCCGAATCCGGACCAGGCGTAGCCGGATGGAACATTGCAGGGGCCTGCAGCCGCATCAAAAAGCTGAAAAAAGAAACACCCCAAAGGCTTCATGCCGTTATAGCCGTGGTCCATTGCGGCTTGGAATACATCCCCTTTGCACCGGAATACGTCACAAACGCCTTCCGGGAACTGGCAGATGCCGGTGCAGACGCCGTGATCGGGCATCACCCCCATGTGCCCCAGGGACTTTTTTTCCATGGGAACACACCCATATGCTGTAGTCTGGGGAATTTTATTTTTTACCAGCCCACCAATTTTTTCTGGCGAAAAATAGGCTATATGGTGCGCCTGCATATCAGCAAAGAAGGGCTGGCCGGGTTGAACATTGAACCATACCGGATTCATGAACAAGGCGTACAGATGCTTGCAGGATTAGACCGGGATTATTTTTTCAAACGGTTCAGGCAAATCAGTGAGCCGTTGTCTACACCCGAAAGAAGCAGACAGGCCTGGCAAGGCTTTTTGGACTATTACGGGGTGGCCGGATTTAAAAATGAAGTCAACATGATTTTAAACAAACTGGATGAGACCCCGGGCAAGGCAGCCGCCATGTTCAGAAACCGGTTAACCACAGTCCAGCACTTTCACCACTGGAAAGACCTGCTCACCCGCGTGGTAGAAGATAAAATGGGACAAAGCCCGGCCTGGGCCCAGGATCTGGCCCGGGAGTGGCTCACAAGGCACGTTAAAAATGAATCATAA
- a CDS encoding aspartate/glutamate racemase family protein → MNHKKQITLVITDSGLGGLSVCAGMAARFAADARYERIRLVYFNAWPEQDKGYRHYPNPTARAKVFDNALAAMAKYNPDHIFIACNTLSVIYPFTQFAKQTTIPVTGIVDHGVQMIYANLIRNASACAVIFATPITIQENSHKKSLVEQGIAPERIITQGYLGLAGKIEQDPFSDEVKTVIDEFAAQAAQNIKHNGSTVYAGLCCTHFGYCKHIFKDALARHSGRNVAILNPNEAMTDGACKGIIAGGSPQISIEIVSRVSWDPAGIEAYDRLLSNVSPDVVNALKNYRLDRNLFSVELE, encoded by the coding sequence ATGAATCATAAAAAACAGATCACCCTGGTAATAACCGACTCAGGGCTTGGCGGACTTTCCGTGTGTGCAGGCATGGCAGCAAGGTTTGCCGCCGATGCACGTTACGAGCGCATTCGGCTGGTGTACTTCAATGCCTGGCCCGAACAGGACAAGGGGTACAGGCACTATCCGAATCCTACGGCCCGGGCCAAGGTGTTTGACAATGCCTTGGCGGCCATGGCCAAATACAATCCAGATCACATCTTTATTGCCTGCAACACCCTGTCCGTGATCTATCCGTTTACCCAGTTTGCAAAACAGACAACCATTCCTGTTACCGGCATCGTGGACCACGGGGTTCAGATGATCTATGCCAATCTGATTCGAAATGCTTCAGCCTGTGCCGTCATTTTTGCCACCCCCATCACCATCCAAGAAAACAGTCATAAAAAGTCGTTGGTTGAACAGGGGATTGCACCGGAGCGCATCATCACTCAGGGCTACTTAGGCCTTGCAGGTAAAATTGAACAAGACCCGTTCAGCGACGAGGTCAAAACCGTGATAGATGAATTTGCCGCCCAGGCAGCCCAAAATATAAAACATAACGGGTCCACAGTGTATGCCGGGCTTTGCTGCACCCATTTTGGCTATTGTAAACATATTTTTAAAGATGCGTTGGCACGCCATTCCGGCAGGAACGTAGCAATTTTAAATCCCAACGAAGCCATGACCGATGGGGCCTGCAAAGGCATTATTGCCGGCGGTTCTCCGCAGATATCCATTGAAATTGTATCCAGGGTCTCATGGGATCCTGCCGGAATTGAGGCCTATGACCGCCTGCTGTCAAACGTTTCACCGGATGTGGTCAACGCCTTGAAAAACTACCGGCTGGACAGGAATCTGTTCAGCGTAGAACTTGAATAA